A region from the Fundulus heteroclitus isolate FHET01 chromosome 22, MU-UCD_Fhet_4.1, whole genome shotgun sequence genome encodes:
- the marveld1 gene encoding MARVEL domain-containing protein 1 codes for MPPQPPQSQVRSNISKFLRSFLGIARILQIVFGAGLWITVAANKYEGSIHFVLFVAVLFWLLTLALFFLTLLDKHDLVPLLGGERWLCTNLTHDVAAAALYLPAIGVMIYKTESYSYCNLELYQHLCLYKVYLTAAVFACLCCLSYLLSVIYGGCRKSRGEQTVI; via the coding sequence ATGCCACCCCAACCTCCCCAGTCGCAGGTGAGGAGCAACATCTCCAAGTTCCTCAGGAGCTTCTTGGGAATCGCTCGGATCCTGCAGATCGTGTTCGGAGCCGGGCTGTGGATCACGGTGGCTGCCAACAAGTACGAGGGCTCCATCCACTTCGTCCTGTTCGTCGCCGTCCTCTTCTGGCTCCTCACCCTCGCCCTGTTCTTCCTCACCCTCCTGGACAAGCACGACCTGGTCCCTCTGCTGGGAGGAGAGCGCTGGCTGTGCACCAACCTGACGCACGACGTGGCCGCCGCCGCGCTTTACCTGCCGGCCATAGGAGTCATGATCTACAAGACGGAGAGCTACTCCTACTGCAACCTGGAGCTTTACCAGCACCTCTGCCTGTATAAGGTCTACCTCACAGCGGCCGTGTTCGCCTGCCTGTGCTGCCTCAGCTACCTCTTGTCGGTCATCTATGGCGGGTGCAGGAAGAGCCGGGGAGAACAAACTGTCATCTGA